CGTGGCTGAAGACGCCTTCATACGTGATGTTGCCGAAGTGCGCGTACATGAGGAAGATCGCGATCATGATGCCGACGTCGCCGATGACGTTCATGATCAGCGCTTTGCGCGCGGCGAGCACCGCGACCGGCCGGTCGTAGTAGAAGCCGATGAGCAGGTACGACGCCAAGCCGACGCCGCCCCAGCCGATGAGCAGCCACAAGAAGTTGTCGGCCATCACCAGCAGCAGCATCGTGAAGACGAACAGGTTCATGTAGGAGAAGAACGTGCGATAGTTCTTGTCCTCGGTCATATAGCCGACCGAGTAGATGTGGATCAACAGGCCGACGCCCGTGATGATGAGCATCCACAGCAGTGCGAGCGGGTCGACCAGCAGCCGGAACGAGATGATCAGGTCCGGCGGCAGGTGCGCCCAATAGCCGATGAAGTGGCTGTGGCTGTAGAGGATCTGCTGCCCGACCGGCAGCGGCAAGATGACGGCGGCCAGGCCGACCGTCAAGAGGAACGATAGGCCGAGCGAGACGCAGCCGATGATGCCCGACGCCGAGCGATGGACGTACTGCCCGAAGATCGCGATCGTCGCCGCGCCGATAAGCGGGAAGAACAGTATGAGCGGCGCGGCCGACAAGAAGAAGTCCGCCATCAGCCTCTCATCACCGAGATGTCGTCGACGTCGGCGTTCTCGCGGCGCCGGAAGACCATCACGACGATGGCCAGCGCGATGGCTGCTTCTGCCGCCGCGACCGTGATCACCAAGAACGCGAACACCTGCCCGCTCATGTCGCCGAAGTTGCGCGCGAACGCTATGAACGCCAGGTTGCCGGCGTTCCACATCAGCTCGATCGACATGAGCATGGTGATCGGATTGCGGCGCAGCAAAAAGCCGAGGGCGCCGATGACGAACAGCACCGCGGACAGCTCGAGATAGAGGTTGAGCGGCACTTGCGGCATGGTCAGAAGCGCAGCTCCTGGCGGCCGGCCATCATGACGACGCCGACGATCGCGATCAGCAGGATGAACGCCGTGACTTCGAAGGCGAAGACGTGCGTGGTCAGCAACTGCTGTCCGAAGCTCGCGACGGTGCCCAGATCAGCCGGCGGCGTCGCCGCCGACTGCGACCAGGCGACGCGCAACCCGGCGCCCATCAGCAGGAGCGCGGCCAGGCCCGCCGCCACCGAGGGCGCGGCTTGGAACGGCAAGCGGCCCGGTCCGACCTCGATCGGCTGTGCGCCGATCGTGAGCAGCGCGATGACGAACAAGAACAGCACGAGTATCGCGCCTGCGTAGATCAGGATCTGCATCATCGCCAAGAACTCGGCCGAGAGCGTCAAGAACAGGACCGCGAGCGCCGCGAAGTTGACGATGAGGCCGACGACCGAATGCACGGGTTGGCGGCTCGAGATGGTCCACACGCCCGACGCGATCGCGACGAACGCGGTGATCCAGAAGAGAGTGATCACGGCGCGTTCTCCGATGTAGCGGTCGAATTTATTCGACCGACGCCAGGGTCGGTCTCGACCGCCGACTCCGTGTTGGCCAGATGCTGCGTGTACGGGTCTCGCACGACCAGTTTGTCCTTGCCGAAGACCAGCCGCTGGCGCGTGTAGTCGGCGATGTCGAAGCGCGGCGTCAGCACGATCGCATCGGTCGGGCACGCCTCTTCGCACCAGCCGCAGAAGATGCAGCGCAGCATGTCGATCTCGTAGCGGTAGCCGTAGCGCTCGCCCGGCGAGACCGGTTTGGCGGGATCGTTCTCGGCGCCGATGACGGTGATGGCGTTGGCCGGACAGGCGACAGCGCACAGCTCGCAGCCGATGCAGCGCTCCATGCCGTCGTCGTACTTGCGCAGTTCGTGCACGCCGCGGAAGCGCTCCGGGTGCGGAAACGGCTCGCGCGGATAGTCGATCGTCGACTTCTTGCGGAAGAGATACTTGAGCGTGGTCGACAAGCCGATCGCGATGCCCCACGCCGCGGTGAACGGATTGGTCATGAACCCTGTCCTCGCAGCGCGACGAACGCCGCTGTGATCAGCAGATTGACGACCGCGACCGGCAACAGAACCTTCCAGCCGAACGCCATCAGCCGGTCGTAGCGCAGGCGCGGCAGCGTCGCGCGCAGCCAGATGAAGCCGAACAGCAAGGCCGCCACCTTGACCAAGAACCATAGGATCGACAGCCACGGCACGGCCGAGACGAACGGGCCGTCGCCGCCGCCCAGGAACAGCAGCGTCGCGATCGCCGACACCGTGATCATGTTGACGTACTCGGCCACGAAGAACGTGCCGAAGCGCAGGCTCGAATACTCGGTATGGAAGCCCGCCACCAGCTCGGTCTCCGCTTCAGGCAGGTCAAACGGCGCGCGGTTGGTCTCTGCGGTCGCGGTGATGATGTAGATCAAAAAGCCGACGATCTGCGGGATGAAGAACCACACGTGGTGCGCAGTTTGCGCCGAGACGATGCCGTGCAGGTCGGTGGTGCCGGCCAAGATGAGCACGCCGACGATCGACAGGCCCATGGCCAATTCGTAGGAGATGAGCTGCGCAGTCGAGCGGATCGCGCCGAGCAGCGGCCACTTTGATTGCGAGGCCCAGCCGCCCAGGGCGATGCCGTACACGCCGATGGCGCCCATGGCGAGCAGATACAAGATGCCGACGTTCGGATTGGCGATCGATATCGGCGTGCCGTCGGGGAACGTGCCGAAAGGGATGACCGCGTAGGCCATGAGCGCGGTCAGCACCGCCAGCGCCGGCGCGATCTTATAGATGAAAGGATCGGCGGTCGCCGGGGTCAGGTCTTCTTTGAGCACCAGCTTCACGGCGTCGGCGGCCGGCTGCAGCAGTCCCCAAGGCCCGCACCAGATCGGCCCGACGCGCAGCTGGAACCAGGCCAGCACCTTGCGCTCGGCGAGCATGAGATACGCGAACGCGGTGACGACGATGAAGATCAATATGCCGGCCTTGATGGCGATGACGATCGCGAGCGCAAGCGTGGGATTCATGCGGTCGCCTCCTCGCGAGCTGCCGCCGGCGTCACGGTCACCCGGCCGGCGCCCGACGCGTCGAGCAGCACGTTGACCGGCGCTTCGGGCATGTCGGCGATGACGAGCACTCCTCCGACCGGCGCGCGCGAATCGATGCGCGCCGCGACGGTGATCGAGCCGCCGCGACCCGCGAGGGTGACCGCTCGGCCGTCGGCGATGCCGAGCAGCAGCGCGTCGTCCTCGTGGAAAATCGCGCACGGCTGCGGACGCATCGGCGCAAGGCCGGGATCGTGCGCGGCGGCGCTTCCGCCGCCATATAGCTTGGGAACCGGGATGACGGTGAACGTCTTGCGCTGCGCGTCCATCGTGTCGACCTGCGGCGAGGCCAGTTGATCGAGTTTGGGCCGCGCAAGCGGCTCCTCGGTTCCAGCCGCTTGCTCGGCCGCTTCCAGCCGCGCGAACAGCCAATCGGGGTCTGACGAGAGCGCGTCCGGCTTGCCGAGCGCGGCAGCGATCGCCGCAAGGATCGCGGCGTCGGTGGCGACGTGCACCGGAGACTCGATGGCCTGTGCGAACGCTTGGCGGCGCCCTTCGAGATTGGTGACGTGACCGCGTTTCTCGGCGAACGAGGCGGCTGCGAACACGACATCGGCATGCGCTGCGGTCTGCGTCAGGAGCTGATCGGCGACGACCAAGAACGGCACGTTCTCCAGCGCTTTGCGCACCAGCGCGCCATCGGGGTAGGTCAGCGCCGGATTGGCGCCGGCGATGTAGAGCGCGTCGAGTTTGCCTGACGCCGCCGCCTCGAGCATCTCACCCGTGGTCATGCCGGGCTTCGAGACCGGCGCATAACCGGGCCCGAGGTTGGGCACGCAGCCGGCCGCTTCGGCCCCGCGCGCGTTGCCCTGGCTGCCGACCACCAGGATGCCGACCTGATGGTCCTTGCCGGCGAGCGTCTCCATCAGCCGTTCGAGCGCGCCCGCGGCGACGGTGTTGCGCCCGTTGTGGACCGCGACGATCTTGCTCGCCTGGGTGAACGTCTGCGCCAGCTGGTCGACGAACTGGTTGCCGGTCTGCGAGCCGCGCGTGACCGCATCGGCGAGCGATTCCATCAGATCGCCGATGGCGCCGGCCGCATACTCGACGTGTTCGAACGGCACGGCGAACTCCGGCTTGAACGGGCCGACGAAGACCAAGCGGGCTTTTCCTCGCGCCACCGCGCGCCGGATGCGCAGGTCGAGGATGGGCGCCTGTTCGGGCGTGATCGCGCCGAACACCAAGATCAGCGAGGCGTCGTCGATGTCGGCGATGCGCGCGCCGAAGCGCGCCGGAGAAGCGAACTTCTGCAGCCGGGCGCGATGGTCGATGTTGTCGGTGCGCAGCACCTCGCGCGCAAAGCGCTGCAAGGCGAACGCTTCTTCATCGCTTTGCCGGCCACCGCCGATGACGCCCACGCGGCCGGCCGCCGCAGCCGTCTGCAGTTTTTCCGCGGCCAACGCCACCGCCTCGGCGAACGTCGCCTCTTCGAGGTCGCCGTCGCGCCGCACGAGCGGCCTGCGCAAGCGCGCGGGCTCGTACAGGTAATTGAACGTGTAGCGTCCGCGGTCGCAGATCCAGCCGCCATCGACCTCGGGATTCTCGCGCGTGAAGGTGCGCATGATGCGCCCGAAGCGCGTGTCGATGCGATAGTTGCAGCCGACCGAGCACTGCGTGCAGACCGAGTCGGCGTGGCCGAGGTCCCACGGGCGCGCGCGGAAGCGGTAGGCCTTGCTGGTGAGCGCGCCGACCGGACAGATCTCCGTGGTGTTGCCCGAGAAGTACGACTCGTAATCGCCGCCGTCGACCGTGCCGATGAGCGAGCCGTGTCCGCGCTCGACGACCACGAGGTTGCGCTCCTGCGCGATCTCGTCATCGAAGCGCGTGCAGCGCCGGCATAAGATGCAGCGTTCTTCGTCCAAGACGATGGTGGGGCCGAGATCGACGCGCTTGGGCTTGTGCAGCTTGGGCTCGGTGAGCCGGCTTGACGCTGGCCCGTACTCCATCGTGAAGTCTTGCAGATCGCACTCGCCGCCCTTGTCGCAGATCGGGCAGTCCAGCGGGTGGTTGAGCAGCAAGAACTCGAGCACGCCGCGGCGCGCCTCCGCGACCTTGGGCGACATCGTGTGCACCACCATACCCTCGGTCACGCGCGTCGCGCATGCGATCTGCAGCTTGGGGGTCTTCTCGATCTCGACCAGGCAGATGCGGCACAGGCCGGCCGGGTCCATCTTGGGATGGTAGCAGTACACCGGGATCTGCGTGCCGAGCAGTTTGGCCGCTTCGACGACGAGCGTGCCGTCGGGCACGACGACATCTTGGCCGTCGATCTGCAGCTTCACCATCTTCTGCTCGCTCATGCGACACCGGCCGTCTGCTTGAGCGGGCAGCCGCCCTGCGCCACATGCGCCGCGAATTCTTCGGGGAAACGCCGCATCACCGAGCTCAGGAACGGCATGATCGAGTCGCCCAGCGGACACAGGTTCGTCCCCGTGATGGTGTTGTTGATGACGCCCAACACGCGCAGATCTTCACGGCTGCCCTCGCCGGCCTCGAGGCGCGCCACCATGCGTGCGACCCATTGCCCGCCTTCGCGGCACGGCGTGCACTGGCCGCAGGATTCGTGCTCGAAGAAGCGCGTCAGCGTCATGGCGCAGTTGACCATGCACGCGGTGTCATCCATGACGACGAAACCGCCCGAGCCGAGCATCGTGCGCTTCGCGGCCAGCGAATCGAAGTCGATGGCGACGTCGAGATCCTCCTCGAACAGCGCGGCGGACGATGCGCCGCCGGGCTGGAACGCTTTGAGTTTGCGCCCTTGCAGCAGCCCGCCGCCGTACTCCTCGATGAGCTCGCGCGCGCGGATGCCCAGCGGCACCTCATAGTTGCCCGGCTTGCGCACGTGGCCGCTGACCGACATGATCTTCGGCCCGGGCGATTTCTCGGGCCCGATAGCTGCGAACCATGCCGCGCCGCGTTCGATGATGTGCTTGACGTAGCCAAGCGTCTCGACGTTGTTGACGACCGTCGGCATGCCGTACAGGCCTGCGATGGCCGGGAACGGCGGCTTGAGGCGCGGCTCACCGCGTTTGCCTTCCAGCGATTCGAGTTGCGCGGTCTCTTCGCCGCAGATGTACGCGCCGGCGCCGCGGTGCACGACGATATCTAAAGAGAAGTTCGTGCCGAGGATGCGCTCGCCGACGTAGTTGCGGGCGATCGCGGCCGCCAGCGCGCGACGGAAGATGCGCGACCCTTCGAGGAACTCGCCGCGGATGTAGATGTACGCCTGCGCCGCCCCCATGGCATAGGCGCTGATGACGAGCCCTTCGATGATCTGCAGCGGCGTCTTCTCGAGCAGCATGCGGTCTTTGAACGTGCCCGGCTCCGCCTCGTCGCAATTGCACACCAGATAGCGCGTCCGTCCGTCTTTGGGCAGGAAGCTCCACTTGCGGCCGGTCGGGAAGCCCGCGCCGCCGCGACCGCGCAGATTCGACGCGGTGACCTCGGCCGCGACCGAATCGGGCGTCATCTCCAGGAGCGCTTTCTTCAGGCCCGCGAAGCCGCCGTTGCGTTCGTAGACGTCGATGTCGGCGAGGTCGAGCTCACCGATGCCGGCCGTCAGAACCGGCTCGAATCTCGCCATCGCCTACTCCGCCGGCATCGCCGGCTGCGGCGGCTGCGCCTGCCAGGCGTCCAGCAACGCGTCGAACGCGGCGGGCGTCACGTCATAGTGGTATTCGAGGTTGTGCTGCAGGCACGGCGCGCGGTCGCAGGCCGCCAAGCACTCGACCTCTTCGTAGTAGAATTGTCCGTCGGCCGACGTCTCGAAATGGCCGATCCCCAACCGCCGTTTGATATGCGTCTGCAAGTCCTCGGCGCCGCGCAGCATGCACGACAGCGTGCGGCACACCTGGACGATGTGCTTGCCGGCCGGCTCCTTGAAGAGCAGCGTATAAAAGGAAGCGATTGATTCGACCTCACCGGGGGTGATGCCGACGACTTCGGCCGCGTCCTCGATCGCCTGGTGCGTCACGTAGCCGTCCTGCTCTTGGCAGTACTGCAGAAACGGGATGAGGGCGGACTGCGCCTCGGGATACCGCGCCACGAGTTCGAGGCCGCGCGCACGGCGTGCCGGCGTCATCGGTCCACCTCCCCGAAGACCGGATCGAGGCTGCCGATGATCGCGACGATGTCGGCGACCAGGTTGCCCGGCGCAAGCCTGCGCAGCGCCTGCAGGTTATAGAAGGAAGGCGGACGCCAGCGCACGCGCCACGGCTTGTTGCCGCCGGCGCTGGTGACGTACATGCCGAGCTCGCCGCGCGGACTCTCGACCGGCTGGTAGATGTGGCCCTCGGGGACGTTGAAGCCCGACGACACCAGCTTGAAGTGATGGATGAGCGCCTCCATCGAGTGCTGGATCTCGGTTTTGGGCGGCGGGATGATCTTGCGGTCGTCGATCGTGACCGGTCCATCAGGGAACTTCTCGCGGGCCTGCTTGATGATGCGCCAGGCCTGATGCATCTCGTCCAGGCGCACGATGAAGCGCGAGTAGCAGTCGCCGGCCGGATGCGTGCAGATGTCAAAATCGTACGTCTCGTAGCCGCTGTACGGGAACGCCTTGCGCACGTCGTAGGGCACGCCGCTGCCGCGCAGGATGGGTCCGGTGAGGCCCCAATCGATCGCCTCCTGCGCGCTGATGACGCCGACGCCGATGAGGCGGTCCATGATGATGACGTTCTTCTCGAGGATGGCGCGCATGTCGGTCAAGCGCTCGGGGAAGCGCTCGATGAAATCGTCCATCTTGGCGAGGAATCCTTTTGGCACGTCGAGCGCCACGCCGCCGATGCGGAACCAGGACTGGTGCATGCGCGCGCCGGTCACGAACTCCATGATCTCGAGGATGCGCTCGCGCATCTCGAACGCGTACATGAAGATCGACTGCGCGCCGAGGTCGATCGCGTGCGTGCCGAGCTGCACCAGGTGGCTGGCGATGCGCGTGAGCTCGGTGAACATCACGCGCAGCACCTGTGCGCGCGGCGGGATGTTGTCGATGCCCAACAGGCGCTCGGCGGCGAGCACGTAGCACAGGCTGTTCGAGAGCGGCGCGAGGTAGTCGGCGCGGTCCACCACGGTGACGGCTTGCTGCCAGAAGAGGTTCTCGGCTTGCTTCTCGATGCCGGTGTGCAAGAAGCCGATCTCGGGCTGCGCGCTGATGACCGTCTCGCCGTCAAGCCGCAACATCACCCGCAGCACGCCATGCGTGCTCGGATGCTGCGGACCCATCGAGAGCACGAGCGTGTCGCGCTCGTCGCCCGGGTACGCCGTGAGATCTTTCTCGGCCGCGAAGATCGAGAGATCGGTGGTGCTCACTTGGTCACCACCGGCGGCACGGGACCCGGCAGACCGCCGGGATTGAAGCGGCGATTGAGACCGCGCAGCGGGTAGTCTTTGCGCAGCGGGTGGCCTTCCCAGTCGTCGGGCATCAGGATGCGGCGCAGATCCGGATGGCCGTCGAAACGCACGCCGAACAGATCCCATGCCTCGCGCTCGGGCCAATCGGCATTGGGCCAGCGCCCGCACAGCGAGGGGACGACCGGGTCGCGGTCGTCGGGGAACACGCGCAGCCGGAACCTCGCCGGCGCCAAGGGTGTAGCGGTCGAATTTATTCGACCGGGCTCGAGATATTCCGGCGGAAACGCCAAGAAGTGATACGAGATCTCAAAGCGCGGCGTCAGCGGATGATGATCGGTGCCGCCGATGTCCAGCAATTGGTTGAAGCCCGCCGCGCGCACCGCGTCGACGGCGGCCAGCAGCCCGTCCGGCAGGATCGCGGCCTCGTCCATGTCGGCAGCGGACACCGCTTCGAGAAACAAGGGCCCGAGCGATTGTGCGAGCTGCGTCAGGAGCGCCGCGGTGACCTCGCGCCCGGGCTGCGCCTCAGGCACGCGCCAGCACGTTGGCTTTGCCGCCCGCTTCGATCTGGCGGCGCAGCTGCATCAGCGCGTAGATCAGCGCGTCCGGGCTGGGCGGGCAGCCGGGCACGTAGATGTCGACCGGCAAGATGGAATCCACGCCCGGCAGGATGGCGTAGTTGTCGAAGACGCCGCCGGACGAGGCGCATGCGCCCATCGAGATGACCCATTTGGGATCGGGCATCTGATCGTAGAGCATGCGCAAGATGGGAGCCATCTTGTTGGCGACGCGGCCGGAGACGATCATCAGGTCGCTCTGACGCGGCGACGCGCGAAAGACCTCGGCGCCGAAACGCGACGTGTCGTAGCGCGGCGACACGATGCTCATCATCTCGATCGCGCAGCACGCGAGACCCATGGTCATCGGCCAGATGGCCGATGATTGCGCCCAATGGATGAATTCGTCCAGCTTAGTCGTGATGAACGGCTGCTGCGGGCTCATCATCTCCATGAGAAGCCGCCCTTTTTCCATACGTACGCGTAGCCGATGCCGAGCACGATGATGAACGCGACCATCTCGATCAGACCGAATGCGCCAAGGCGGTTGAGCCGGACGGCCCACGGATAGAACGACGCCGCCTCGACGTCGAAGACGACGAAAAGCATCGCGACGAGGTAGAAGCGCACCGGAAAGCGCCCGGCCATCGCCGAGGTGGGCGGCACGCCGCACTCGTACGGGTCGAGCTTGTTCGGCGTCGGGCGTTTCTTCGTGAAGATGCCCGGCACGACGGCGATCAGCGACGCCACGACGATGGCGACGATGAAGTAGATGAGGATGGCGGACCAGGGAGATTCGGTCACGGCGTGTCCTTACAGAATGGCGCTTTTCGAGGCGTGCGGTGAGTTTGTGAATTTATTCCCAAAGTCCCCCCGCCCTCAAGAGGCCGGGACTACAGAAATTCGAGGCCCTTCGCCGTCGGGGTCAGTCCGTTCTCGGCGAGCCACGCCGCGTTGTAGAGCCGGGACATCGAGCGCGCGCCGCCGTCGCACAAAATCGTGACCACGCTCGCACCGGCAGGACATCCTTTGGCGATCCGCGCCGCGGCAGTCACGTTGAGCGCCGCCGAACCGCCGAGCAGCAGTCCCTCTTCTCGCAGCAGATAGTGCGCCATCTCCACCATCGCGCGGTCGTCGACGCGCACTGCGTCATCGACCGGCGCGCCTTTGAAGTTCTCGGTGATGCGTTTGATGCCGATGCCCTCGGCGATCGATTCGCCTTCGACCTCGAGCGTGCCCGACTTGACGTAGCAGTACAGGGCCGAGCCCATCGGATCGGCGAGCACACAGCGGATGGCGGAGTCGCGCTCCTTCAAGCATTGCGACACGCCGGCGAAGGTGCCGCCCGTGCCCGCCGCCGCCACGAATGCGTCGATCGAGCCGCTGGCGTCCTCCCACAGCTCCGGGCCGGTGGTCTCGTAGTGGGCGCGCCGGTTGGCTGGATTATTGAACTGGTCGGCCCACAGCGCACCGGGCGTCTGCTGCGCGATATGGCGCGCGACGTGGTAGTAGTTGTCCTCGTCCGCGAACGGCACGGTAGGCACGATGCGCAGGTCGACGCCGAACGTGCGCAGCAATTCGAACTTCTCCGGTGACTGATCGTCGGGGATGACCACGATCGTGCGATAGCCGCGTGCGTTGCCGAGCAGCGCGAGCGCGATGCCCGTGTTGCCGGCCGTGCCTTCGACGATCGTGCCGCCAGGTTTGAGAGTACCATCCCGCTCGGCCGCTTCGATGATGTACTTGGCCGCGCGATCCTTGACCGATCCGCCGGGATTGAGGTGCTCGGCCTTGCCGAGGATGTTGCGGCCGAGCGCGGCGGATAGCCGCGGGATGCGGATGAGCGGCGTGCCGCCCACTGCCGCGAACAGATCGGGTCTGATGCCGCCGCTCATGTCGGCAAAAGGCTACCCACCGGCCGCGCGGAATACCTTCGACTGCGA
Above is a genomic segment from Candidatus Eremiobacteraceae bacterium containing:
- the nuoK gene encoding NADH-quinone oxidoreductase subunit NuoK, translated to MPQVPLNLYLELSAVLFVIGALGFLLRRNPITMLMSIELMWNAGNLAFIAFARNFGDMSGQVFAFLVITVAAAEAAIALAIVVMVFRRRENADVDDISVMRG
- a CDS encoding NADH-quinone oxidoreductase subunit J; translated protein: MITLFWITAFVAIASGVWTISSRQPVHSVVGLIVNFAALAVLFLTLSAEFLAMMQILIYAGAILVLFLFVIALLTIGAQPIEVGPGRLPFQAAPSVAAGLAALLLMGAGLRVAWSQSAATPPADLGTVASFGQQLLTTHVFAFEVTAFILLIAIVGVVMMAGRQELRF
- the nuoI gene encoding NADH-quinone oxidoreductase subunit NuoI translates to MTNPFTAAWGIAIGLSTTLKYLFRKKSTIDYPREPFPHPERFRGVHELRKYDDGMERCIGCELCAVACPANAITVIGAENDPAKPVSPGERYGYRYEIDMLRCIFCGWCEEACPTDAIVLTPRFDIADYTRQRLVFGKDKLVVRDPYTQHLANTESAVETDPGVGRINSTATSENAP
- the nuoH gene encoding NADH-quinone oxidoreductase subunit NuoH — protein: MNPTLALAIVIAIKAGILIFIVVTAFAYLMLAERKVLAWFQLRVGPIWCGPWGLLQPAADAVKLVLKEDLTPATADPFIYKIAPALAVLTALMAYAVIPFGTFPDGTPISIANPNVGILYLLAMGAIGVYGIALGGWASQSKWPLLGAIRSTAQLISYELAMGLSIVGVLILAGTTDLHGIVSAQTAHHVWFFIPQIVGFLIYIITATAETNRAPFDLPEAETELVAGFHTEYSSLRFGTFFVAEYVNMITVSAIATLLFLGGGDGPFVSAVPWLSILWFLVKVAALLFGFIWLRATLPRLRYDRLMAFGWKVLLPVAVVNLLITAAFVALRGQGS
- the nuoG gene encoding NADH-quinone oxidoreductase subunit NuoG; the protein is MSEQKMVKLQIDGQDVVVPDGTLVVEAAKLLGTQIPVYCYHPKMDPAGLCRICLVEIEKTPKLQIACATRVTEGMVVHTMSPKVAEARRGVLEFLLLNHPLDCPICDKGGECDLQDFTMEYGPASSRLTEPKLHKPKRVDLGPTIVLDEERCILCRRCTRFDDEIAQERNLVVVERGHGSLIGTVDGGDYESYFSGNTTEICPVGALTSKAYRFRARPWDLGHADSVCTQCSVGCNYRIDTRFGRIMRTFTRENPEVDGGWICDRGRYTFNYLYEPARLRRPLVRRDGDLEEATFAEAVALAAEKLQTAAAAGRVGVIGGGRQSDEEAFALQRFAREVLRTDNIDHRARLQKFASPARFGARIADIDDASLILVFGAITPEQAPILDLRIRRAVARGKARLVFVGPFKPEFAVPFEHVEYAAGAIGDLMESLADAVTRGSQTGNQFVDQLAQTFTQASKIVAVHNGRNTVAAGALERLMETLAGKDHQVGILVVGSQGNARGAEAAGCVPNLGPGYAPVSKPGMTTGEMLEAAASGKLDALYIAGANPALTYPDGALVRKALENVPFLVVADQLLTQTAAHADVVFAAASFAEKRGHVTNLEGRRQAFAQAIESPVHVATDAAILAAIAAALGKPDALSSDPDWLFARLEAAEQAAGTEEPLARPKLDQLASPQVDTMDAQRKTFTVIPVPKLYGGGSAAAHDPGLAPMRPQPCAIFHEDDALLLGIADGRAVTLAGRGGSITVAARIDSRAPVGGVLVIADMPEAPVNVLLDASGAGRVTVTPAAAREEATA
- the nuoF gene encoding NADH-quinone oxidoreductase subunit NuoF, with the translated sequence MARFEPVLTAGIGELDLADIDVYERNGGFAGLKKALLEMTPDSVAAEVTASNLRGRGGAGFPTGRKWSFLPKDGRTRYLVCNCDEAEPGTFKDRMLLEKTPLQIIEGLVISAYAMGAAQAYIYIRGEFLEGSRIFRRALAAAIARNYVGERILGTNFSLDIVVHRGAGAYICGEETAQLESLEGKRGEPRLKPPFPAIAGLYGMPTVVNNVETLGYVKHIIERGAAWFAAIGPEKSPGPKIMSVSGHVRKPGNYEVPLGIRARELIEEYGGGLLQGRKLKAFQPGGASSAALFEEDLDVAIDFDSLAAKRTMLGSGGFVVMDDTACMVNCAMTLTRFFEHESCGQCTPCREGGQWVARMVARLEAGEGSREDLRVLGVINNTITGTNLCPLGDSIMPFLSSVMRRFPEEFAAHVAQGGCPLKQTAGVA
- the nuoE gene encoding NADH-quinone oxidoreductase subunit NuoE encodes the protein MTPARRARGLELVARYPEAQSALIPFLQYCQEQDGYVTHQAIEDAAEVVGITPGEVESIASFYTLLFKEPAGKHIVQVCRTLSCMLRGAEDLQTHIKRRLGIGHFETSADGQFYYEEVECLAACDRAPCLQHNLEYHYDVTPAAFDALLDAWQAQPPQPAMPAE
- the nuoD gene encoding NADH dehydrogenase (quinone) subunit D, which translates into the protein MSTTDLSIFAAEKDLTAYPGDERDTLVLSMGPQHPSTHGVLRVMLRLDGETVISAQPEIGFLHTGIEKQAENLFWQQAVTVVDRADYLAPLSNSLCYVLAAERLLGIDNIPPRAQVLRVMFTELTRIASHLVQLGTHAIDLGAQSIFMYAFEMRERILEIMEFVTGARMHQSWFRIGGVALDVPKGFLAKMDDFIERFPERLTDMRAILEKNVIIMDRLIGVGVISAQEAIDWGLTGPILRGSGVPYDVRKAFPYSGYETYDFDICTHPAGDCYSRFIVRLDEMHQAWRIIKQAREKFPDGPVTIDDRKIIPPPKTEIQHSMEALIHHFKLVSSGFNVPEGHIYQPVESPRGELGMYVTSAGGNKPWRVRWRPPSFYNLQALRRLAPGNLVADIVAIIGSLDPVFGEVDR
- a CDS encoding NADH-quinone oxidoreductase subunit C codes for the protein MPEAQPGREVTAALLTQLAQSLGPLFLEAVSAADMDEAAILPDGLLAAVDAVRAAGFNQLLDIGGTDHHPLTPRFEISYHFLAFPPEYLEPGRINSTATPLAPARFRLRVFPDDRDPVVPSLCGRWPNADWPEREAWDLFGVRFDGHPDLRRILMPDDWEGHPLRKDYPLRGLNRRFNPGGLPGPVPPVVTK
- the nuoB gene encoding NADH-quinone oxidoreductase subunit NuoB — translated: MEMMSPQQPFITTKLDEFIHWAQSSAIWPMTMGLACCAIEMMSIVSPRYDTSRFGAEVFRASPRQSDLMIVSGRVANKMAPILRMLYDQMPDPKWVISMGACASSGGVFDNYAILPGVDSILPVDIYVPGCPPSPDALIYALMQLRRQIEAGGKANVLARA
- a CDS encoding NADH-quinone oxidoreductase subunit A, whose product is MTESPWSAILIYFIVAIVVASLIAVVPGIFTKKRPTPNKLDPYECGVPPTSAMAGRFPVRFYLVAMLFVVFDVEAASFYPWAVRLNRLGAFGLIEMVAFIIVLGIGYAYVWKKGGFSWR
- a CDS encoding cysteine synthase A translates to MSGGIRPDLFAAVGGTPLIRIPRLSAALGRNILGKAEHLNPGGSVKDRAAKYIIEAAERDGTLKPGGTIVEGTAGNTGIALALLGNARGYRTIVVIPDDQSPEKFELLRTFGVDLRIVPTVPFADEDNYYHVARHIAQQTPGALWADQFNNPANRRAHYETTGPELWEDASGSIDAFVAAAGTGGTFAGVSQCLKERDSAIRCVLADPMGSALYCYVKSGTLEVEGESIAEGIGIKRITENFKGAPVDDAVRVDDRAMVEMAHYLLREEGLLLGGSAALNVTAAARIAKGCPAGASVVTILCDGGARSMSRLYNAAWLAENGLTPTAKGLEFL